One Methylorubrum extorquens genomic window, CCGCCGCGGTCGCTGCCGAAGCGGTCGAGCCAGCCGGCGATCGCCAGGAAGGGGCGGGCGAAGGGTACGAGCGAGGGCAGCAAACGCCAGCGCACCGGCAGACTCGCGAGGCTCAGGCCCAGATGCAGCAGGGGCAGTTCGAGCCCGGCGCGGAACAGGGCCGTGCGCAGGACGGGGAAACGGGCGGGGAGGATATCGAGGTCGGGCGTCTCGCACAGGCTGGCGAAGCGCCGGCCAAGACCCGGCACCGCGATCCGGTCCAGCAGGCCCCAGCCGGGCCGGTTCTGCCACGTGCCGGCCCGCAGCACCCGCACAGGCTGCCCGGCATAGGAGAGGATCGCCCGCATCACCGAGAGGCCGCGCGGCGCCCGGTTGCCCGGCACGATGGCGACCCGCACCGTCTCGACCGTGCGCCAGCCCGCGGTGAGCGCGTCGAGCGCCGCATTCGAAAGGGCAGGGGTCGAGCTGGCGCCGGTCAGCGCGACGACGCCGTTGGCCCGCGCCGCCGCATCGAGGGCAGGAAAGGCCGCCACGAAGTCGCGACCGTCGGCGAGATCGAGATAGGGCAGGCCGGCCTCGATCGCCGCGCGGGCGAGCAGGGGCGCCCCGCCCTGGAACGGGCCGGCGGCATCCACCGCGACCGTCGCGCCGAGCGCCCGCAACTGCGCCGCATCCACCTCCGTCGCGTCGAGCCGAGCCGCCCGCCCGCGCCCATCCGGCACGCTGCGGGCCACGGCCTCCGCCTTGGCGACATCGCGGCCGGCGACGATCACGCGGAGATCGGTGGTCGCGGCAAGCCCGGCGACGAGCCGCGCCCCGAAGGCGCCAGCCCCGCCCACCACGAGGATCACGGGTCCGCTCAGGGAATCGCCCCCTGCGGCAAGGCCGAACCCGGCACCCGTGGCGGCGTGAGATTTTGCGGGGCGCCACCGGTCGGGGGCTGCGCCGCCCGGCCTGCAGTCGCGGCATTCGCGGCCGACCGCGCGGCGGCCTTGGCAGCCTTTTCCGCCTTCTCCGCCTCCGCTGCGACCGCTTCGGGGGTCGGCGCCATGCGGCGGGCCTTCGGCGGCGGCAGGAGCTTGCCCGAGGGCGCGGTGCCGCATTCGCGAAAGCGCAGCTCGGCCAGGGGCTCGCCCGTCTCCGCGTTGATCGGCAGGCTGTCGGGAAGGGCCACGAGGGAGGCGTCCCACTGGATCCGCCCCCCGATGGTCCCCTCCAGCGTGGCCGGCGACGCGCCCCGGCGCAGGGACAGCAGATCCGGCCCGTAGGCGGTGGCGACCTTGCCGGCGACCACAACCTGCAGCACGCGGGTCACGTCGGGCGTCAGCGGGCGCAGGGGGTTGTCGATGGTGATGCGGCCGCTGCGGGTCACCCACAGATCGAGGTTCTTCTCGCCCTGATAGCGGACTGCTTGGCCCGGATCGCAGGCGACCGGCGGCGCGGCAAAGTTCATCCCCGTGGACGAGGGGACGGCGGAGGAAATCGGGTTCGCGGCCGGTTCGGCGGGCGGCGTGTCCGCCGATTTCGCGGGCTCGGTCTCGACCGGCGCGGGCTTGTCCTGCGGCGCGGGTTTGGCCTGCGGCTTAGGGCGGGGCTTGGGCCGTATCTTGCGCTTGGGCGCCTCCGGCACCGCCTCGGCAGGCGCCGGGGCTGCCTCGTCCTGTGCCACGCCCCTGGAAACCAGGCCGGGGACGAGCATCATCCAGGCCGCTGCGAGAGCGGCGAGCAGGCCGACCCGCCTCATCGGGCCGCCCGGTCCTTCGCCTCGGAGGGCGGGTGCGGGTCCGGCGCGAGCGTCTGCTTCACCACTTGGTTCTGCTGGTCGAGAAGGTGATCGAGCATCCGGCTATCGAGTTCTTCCGCTTGAAACTTTCGGGGCTCTCCGGCCGCGGGCCTATCGACCGTTTCACCGTCGATGATGGGGCCGTCAATGATGTCGCCATCGCGGATCGGGCCTTCGAGAACGCGCGCATCGAGCACCTGCGCCCCGCGGTCGATCGGACTCGGCTGGGACGGGGTCAGCGCCTTCGCGACGGCGTCGGCATCGTCGGCCCATTCCTCCTCGAGGGGAAGGCGCAGGGGCGGCCGGCGCGGCCCCTTGGAGAGCGTTACCACGAAGACGCAGGCGAGCAGGGTCGCCGCCGCCGCGGCAAGGATCACCAGAGTTTCCATGATCGGGCCGACCCTAGACCGGATCGCGCGCCGTTGCACGCGCGGCCGGCTTCGGCCGTGCCGAGTGAGGTCCGGGATCGGAGGCGACGGTTTACGATTGAGGCCACGCGATGACGGCGGCACATCCCTTCCATCCCCCCTCCACGCCCTTCTACCTCCCTTGCCGGAACGGTCCTTGCGTCGCGCGCCGAAGGGTGAGAACCGCGTGGTCGCCGCCATCCGACGGTCACCGGCCGCTCACGCCCAGGAACGCTCGATGCCCCTCGAAGACCCCCATTCCGGCCCGCCGCTTCCCGCGACGCCGACATCCGGGCCCCCGACGGCATCAGCCGCCCCCGCACGGCCCGCGGATCGCGACGTCTCCGATCGTGACTTGGAGGCCGAGCTGCTCGACCTCGTCGCCCGCACCCGCGAGCAGGCGAGCGAGGATCCGTTCCGCAACCCCGTTCTCGCCGTCACCCTCGCCATCACCCGCCGGCTCGACCGGGACGAGATCGGGGAATCGGATCTCGACGCCCTGCTCGCCACCCTGCGGCGGCGGGCGCTGACAGACCGGGCCGAGCGGCTGCGCGCCTATGTCGGCCTCGACGCCGACGCCGCCACGGGGGAAGCGCCCGCGGTGGAGGTCGCGAACCGGCTCGTGGCGGCGGTGGCACGGGGCTCGGGCGATTTCGACGCGTTTCGCGGGCGCGTCGGCCGCACCGCTTTTGCGGCCGTGTTCACGGCGCATCCCACCTTCGGCATGCCGCGGGCCGTGGCCGAGTTGATCGCGCGGGCCGCCTCGCTCGCCGACGCGGACCGGCGCGCGCCGATCATCGGCGAGGCCGCCGCCCGCTCGACCCGGCCCGATCCGCAGATCAGCCTTGATGACGAATTCGAGCAGGCCTGCGTCGCCGCCAACCACGGTCGTGCAGCGATCGACGCCTTCAACGGTGCGATCCTCGACGCCGCCCGCGCCCGCTGGCCGGACCGCTGGACCGAACTGGTGCCCAAGCCGCTGGCCATCGCGAGCTGGGTCGGCTGCGACACCGACGGCCGCACCGATATCGGCTGGTGGGACACGATGCGCTACCGGCTGATCTCGAAGCGCATGCAGTTCGACCGGCTGATGCGCGACCTGCCGGACGTGCCGGCCACCCGCGTGGTGCGCGAACTGACCGCGGGCGCGCGGGATGCCGTCGAGCGCCAGCTCGCGGGCGCACCGCTGCTCGGCACCAAGCCCTCACTGGAGGCGGTCCACCGCTTCGCCCTAGCCCTCATCATCGAGCGCGAGCGCGCGCAGACCGATGCCGGGCCGATCCTGGCCGGGCTCGCCGCCGCGATCGGCGCCGCCGAGTCGGACGCGGACCGCCGCGCCATCGCCGTGCTGCGCTCAGGCATCGCCGCCCACGGCCTGTCGAACGCCCTGCCGCATTTCCGGCTCAACGCCAGCCAGATTCACAACGCGGTGCGCCGGGTCATCGATCTGGAGGGCGAGCCGACCGACGCGGCGCAGCGCCGCTCGCACCTCTCGGCGATCAACACGCTGCTCAACGACGTGCGCCCCGTGCCCGTCGATTTCGGGGCGCTCGCCGCCGAGCGGGCCTCGGCCGCACGGCTGATGATGACGATCACCCAGATCCTCAAGCATGTCGACGGCACCCACCCGGTGCGCTTCCTCATCGCCGAGACCGAGACCGGCTACACGCTGCTCGCCGCACTCTGGCTCGCGCGCCATTACGGCATCTCGGACAAGCTCGAGATCACCCCGCTGTTCGAGACCGCGAGTGCGCTGGAACAGGGCATCCGTGTCCTCGACGATGCCCTGCGCAACCCGCATTGGCGGGCCCACCTCAAGCGGCTCGGCCGGCTCTCGGTCCAGTTCGGCTACTCGGATTCCGGGCGCTATGTCGGCCAGTTGGCGGCGACCTTCTGGATCGAGCGCCTGCGCCTGCGCATCACCGAATTGATGACGCAGAACGGACTCTCCGACATCGAACTCGTGATCTTCGACACCCACGGCGAATCGATCGGCCGCGGCGCCCACCCAACGAGCCTGCGCGACCGCCTCGCCTATCTCGCGCCGGAGGATTCGCGCCAGCGCAACGCGCGTGCGGGCATCCGGGAGCGGCTCGAATCGAGCTTCCAGGGCTCGGACGGCTACCTGATGTTCGGCTCGCCCGAACTCGCGGGCGCCT contains:
- a CDS encoding DUF4166 domain-containing protein, whose product is MILVVGGAGAFGARLVAGLAATTDLRVIVAGRDVAKAEAVARSVPDGRGRAARLDATEVDAAQLRALGATVAVDAAGPFQGGAPLLARAAIEAGLPYLDLADGRDFVAAFPALDAAARANGVVALTGASSTPALSNAALDALTAGWRTVETVRVAIVPGNRAPRGLSVMRAILSYAGQPVRVLRAGTWQNRPGWGLLDRIAVPGLGRRFASLCETPDLDILPARFPVLRTALFRAGLELPLLHLGLSLASLPVRWRLLPSLVPFARPFLAIAGWLDRFGSDRGGMSVEALGIDAAGRPVRAVWSLVAEAGDGPYVPTLPALAAIRRLTDPSAAPIPPGARPCVGVLPLEAIEAEMARLAIRTCRDLDHPVPLFEQVLGDGFARMPEPLRAVHGAVGDGVFRGRATVARGRGPLIALVAGLFRLPPALEDGPIRVTMEPDIDARSERWTRHFPSRRFSSRMRRAGPDGSGRVREHFGPFAMDLAVSAHADGLDMAVTGWRLGPLPLPRFLRPTTQASERVDAQGRFRFDVALFLPFLGLLVHYRGWLVRCDEREEEAP
- a CDS encoding phosphoenolpyruvate carboxylase, whose translation is MPLEDPHSGPPLPATPTSGPPTASAAPARPADRDVSDRDLEAELLDLVARTREQASEDPFRNPVLAVTLAITRRLDRDEIGESDLDALLATLRRRALTDRAERLRAYVGLDADAATGEAPAVEVANRLVAAVARGSGDFDAFRGRVGRTAFAAVFTAHPTFGMPRAVAELIARAASLADADRRAPIIGEAAARSTRPDPQISLDDEFEQACVAANHGRAAIDAFNGAILDAARARWPDRWTELVPKPLAIASWVGCDTDGRTDIGWWDTMRYRLISKRMQFDRLMRDLPDVPATRVVRELTAGARDAVERQLAGAPLLGTKPSLEAVHRFALALIIERERAQTDAGPILAGLAAAIGAAESDADRRAIAVLRSGIAAHGLSNALPHFRLNASQIHNAVRRVIDLEGEPTDAAQRRSHLSAINTLLNDVRPVPVDFGALAAERASAARLMMTITQILKHVDGTHPVRFLIAETETGYTLLAALWLARHYGISDKLEITPLFETASALEQGIRVLDDALRNPHWRAHLKRLGRLSVQFGYSDSGRYVGQLAATFWIERLRLRITELMTQNGLSDIELVIFDTHGESIGRGAHPTSLRDRLAYLAPEDSRQRNARAGIRERLESSFQGSDGYLMFGSPELAGASVARIAEHIFADALTEDDAFADYALNEGKAATSGADPIYEEADFAAEFFRVVRQDMEILVDDRGYAALLGTFGPSLIDRTGSRPVARQSDGGGPATITHPRQMRAIPNNAILQQLGYLANSLHGVGRAAHRAPELFRHMRTNSVRFSRAFRLVQHAASVGDLDVMRAYIDTLDPAVWLERARRTRRDARRDELVTIAAALERLNLSPDLRRLFGRLTRDGLFLQAAAPDLPAMSTRLALLHAIRLALIHRIWFLAAHIPSFRPQAGLTREALLERFLRLDIDGCLKLLDEIYPVTPDPTLGLNFGEPPGPRDVGTYETEHNTLFGPIRRMFERVREISGIIQHEVGAFG